One genomic region from Bactrocera tryoni isolate S06 chromosome 3, CSIRO_BtryS06_freeze2, whole genome shotgun sequence encodes:
- the LOC120770253 gene encoding serine/threonine-protein kinase Genghis Khan isoform X2 codes for MSFKTENSDSVVHSGNRFAKRLKILESLIFQKGVTNGLLTAKTYLQEKTDILSNIDGKAVSIETLLDALLVLYDECCNSSLRREKTLADFIKLVKPVATLFKQLRLSRDDFETIKIIGRGAFGEVCVVRMLATHQIFAMKTLNKWEMLKRAETACFREERDVLVYGDRQWITNLHYAFQDDSNLYLVMDYYCGGDLLTLLSKFEDRLPEDMAKFYIAETILAIDSIHKLQYVHRDIKPDNLVLDMKGHIRLADFGSCLRIGMDGMVQSNVAVGTPDYISPEILRAMEDGQGRYGAECDWWSLGVCMYEMLYGETPFYAESLVETYGKIMNHQNCFDFPAEETLDYVISEEAKDLMQKLICAPENRLGQNGTDDFKSHPWFAGLDWDNLRYSQAPYIPEVSSPTDTSNFDVDDTDMHLSDTVPPGANIAFSGLHLPFIGFTFTQCSSLSDLGMVEISYSHTFVDTDKSVNPEIMDEKCNLIEEINCLKRKNYELENKLKNLEIIEKVTPEECNNTAYLARLKELEQELNEVKREKCLTSKEYGEALDRIKTQESELNDAICQRKLAMMEYAEVTDKLSELRSQKQKLSRQVRDKEEELESVMKKIDNLRNDLRKADKNRRELELRVEDAITDMAKEKKQRERSEEYCRQLQSELRSKSNTDMNSAFPANEPLRYEIERIEVQYSEKLNQQQTRFNIELSELREQLMESEKNRDFLIIELQKTREKCDLSRLESQNDTVDTLSEQKKMYEQEKSIWVEEKRRLISEMENLKESIRQLQTKQIEDQNNCEELRTKRQAIIQWERQMSEIIQWVSDEKDARSYLQALATKMTEEVEYLKHSGSFQQTYETKNWRNRRSQKLDKMELLNLQSSLQAEIQAKTLISEELSRTRAELIATQKDLRESRNRCDSALYELHHKENEIRDIQKTLETSEGFLERPSSQTSCNYFFKESTGNIEIPDIDADSNISRDVMGSSFNNNLSLGNLKQTQNSSANSSSSYTIRYPQNSKLDSLYPYYMVEKKHFLTTDYKNEQDNSDLDDIHGHHTATKVHQFLVRTFSSPTKCNHCTSLMVGLTRQGVVCEFCGFACHTVCCQKVPTICPVPIDQTKRPLGIDPTRGIGTAYEGYVKVPKMGVIKRGWVRQFVVVCDFKLFLYDISAERSALPSVNVSQVLDMRDPEFAVASVRESDVIHATKKDVPCIFRIKTSLIEGGSTCNTLMLADNETEKRKWVVALGELHRILKRNNLPNTAIFKVHEILDSSLTIVRSALSSVIVYPDQFLLGTEDGLYCINLEEYEINRIGESKKIIQMWYVEEEHILVILCGKQRHIRLLPIRALEVSDVEWIKVSDSKNCIAACTGIIRRSPVNVYAFVVALKRPTNQTQVVVYEINRNHLRHQKMCEFTVAYPVQSLQILSDIRLVIGHQSGFTAYYLQGEATTTSLIHPENQLCAFLNYSGVDAVRVIEIQCPGGIFGEYLLVFQTLAIYVDLQGRKSRDREITYPANPTHITYLDGHLLVFSETHVDIFNTQTADWVQSIGLKRAQPLGPQTNFVLTYVNDAPIVVYLANIHTKELIHIGSAEKSGSKNPRRRFSVREVNKSFKSTSDRRSKMISAPTNFNHISHMGPGDGIQNQRLLDLPTTIETADQISNQSFIIRQSSLTPHATARQMTNSQNGNPQKALTIDQQRTIESEQHQAQARSPSPISNLSSPKDSPDIKSYLPF; via the exons aTGAGTTTTAAAACAGAAAACTCGGATTCTGTcg tacacAGCGGCAATAGATTTGCTAAGCGATTGAAAATATTAGAATcgttaatatttcaaaaaggaGTAACCAATGGATTGCTAACAGCAAAAACTTACTTACAAGAAAAAACCGATATACTTTCAAATATTGATGGAAAAGCTGTTTCAATTGAAACACTGTTGGACGCTCTGCTTGTTTTATACGATGAATGCTGCAACTCATCATTGAGAAGAGAGAAAACTTTAGCTGATTTTATAAAGTTGG TAAAACCAGTGGCTACATTGTTTAAACAACTACGTTTATCTAGAGATGATTttgaaacaattaaaattattgggcGTGGCGCTTTTGGGGAAGTATGTGTTGTTCGAATGCTTGCAACGCACCAGATTTTCGCaatgaaaacattaaacaaaTGGGAAATGCTTAAACGTGCGGAAACAGCGTGTTTCCGAGAAGAACGCGATGTTTTAGTGTACGGTGATAGACAATGGATAACAAATTTGCATTATGCTTTTCAGGATGATAGCAATTTG TATCTTGTAATGGATTATTACTGTGGTGGAGATTTGTTAACACTTTTAAGCAAATTTGAAGATCGGTTGCCCGAGGATATGGCGAAATTTTATATTGCTGAGACAATTTTGGCGATAGATAGCATACATAAACTCCAATATGTACACCGTGACATAAAACCAGATAATTTGGTGCTTGACATGAAAGGACACATACGGTTAGCTGATTTCGGATCTTGTTTACGAATCGGGATGGATGGAATGGTCCAATCAAATGTAGCCGTGGGTACCCCAGATTACATTTCTCCTGAAATACTTCGAGCAATGGAAGATGGTCAGGGTAGATACGGAGCTGAATGTGATTGGTGGTCGCTTggagtttgtatgtatgaaatgTTATATGGCGAGACACCATTTTATGCCGagagtcttgttgaaacataTGGAAAGATAATGAACCATCAAAACTGTTTCGACTTTCCTGCTGAGGAGACTCTTGATTATGTTATATCAGAAGAAGCAAAAGATTTAATGCAGAAGCTTATTTGTGCACCTGAAAATCGGTTAGGTCAAAATGGTACAGATGATTTTAAAAGTCATCCTTGGTTTGCTGGATTAGATTGGGACAATCTTAGATATAGTCAAGCCCCCTACATACCTGAAGTGTCAAGTCCAACTGATACATCAAATTTTGATGTTGATGACACAGATATGCATCTCTCCGACACTGTACCACCAGGAGCCAATATTGCCTTTTCTGGTCTTCACTTACCATTCATCGGATTTACTTTTACTCAATGTAGCTCTTTATCTGATTTGGGAATGGTTGAAATTAGTTATAGCCATACATTTGTCGACACAGACAAATCTGTGAATCCAGAAATAATGGATGAAAAATGTAATCTCATTgaagaaataaattgtttaaaacgGAAAAACTATGAGCttgaaaacaaattgaaaaacttagaaattattgaaaaggtAACACCCGAAGAATGCAACAATACCGCTTATTTAGCACGGTTGAAAGAATTGGAACAAGAATTGAACGAAGTGAAACGGGAAAAATGTCTCACATCCAAAGAGTACGGTGAAGCACTGGATAGAATAAAAACTCAAGAATCCGAATTAAATGATGCCATATGCCAACGAAAATTGGCAATGATGGAATACGCAGAAGTTACCGATAAATTATCCGAATTACGttctcaaaaacaaaaattatcacgACAG gtTCGTGATAAAGAGGAAGAGCTGGAATCagttatgaaaaaaatagacaatttgcGAAATGATCTTCGAAAGGCAGATAAAAATCGACGGGAACTTGAGCTACGAGTTGAAGATGCCATAACTGACATGgctaaagaaaaaaaacaaagagaaCGCTCTGAAGAATATTGTCGCCAGCTACAGTCAGAATTACGAAGCAAAAGTAATACAGATATGAACTCCGCTTTCCCAGCGAATGAACCGTTGCGATACGAAATTGAAAGAATTGAGGTACAATATTCGGAAAAACTGAATCAGCAACAAACCCGCTTTAACATTGAGCTATCTGAACTGCGAGAGCAGCTTATGGAATCCGAGAAGAATCGGGACTTTTTAATAATAGAACTTCAAAAAACTCGTGAAAAATGCGACTTAAGTAGATTAGAATCTCAAAACGACACTGTAGATACATTAAGTgaacagaaaaaaatgtatgagcAAGAGAAGAGTATCTGGGTGGAAGAAAAACGAAGATTAATATCAGAAATGGAAAATCTCAAAGAATCTATCAGACAATTACAAACAAAGCAAATAGAAGACCAAAATAATTGTGAAGAATTAAG GACAAAGCGACAAGCTATAATACAATGGGAACGACAAATGTCCGAAATAATACAATGGGTATCTGATGAAAAGGATGCTCGAAGTTACTTACAAGCCTTAGCAACAAAAATGACTGAGGAGGTTGAATATCTAAAACACTCAG GTTCATTTCAGCAAACCTATGAAACGAAAAATTGGCGAAATAGACGTTCTCAAAAACTTGATAAGATGGAGTTATTAAATTTGCAAAGTTCACTTCAGGCTGAGATCCAGGCAAAAACGCTTATTTCGGAAGAACTTAGTAGGACACGAGCAGAATTAATTGCAACTCAGAA ggaTCTACGGGAAAGTCGTAACCGTTGTGATTCTGCCTTATATGAGCTTCATCATAAGGAAAATGAAATCCGTGATATTCAAAAAACATTAGAAACTTCAGAAGGAT TTCTGGAAAGACCTTCTTCGCAAACTTCTTGTAACTATTTCTTTAAGGAATCTACaggaaatattgaaattccGGATATTGATGCTGATAGCAATATTTCCAGAGATGTTATG GGTAGttcatttaataataatttgtcaCTCGGAAATTTAAAACAAACTCAAAACTCCTCTGCAAATTCAAGTAGTTCGTATACTATTCGTTATCCGCAAAACTCTAAGCTGGATTCATTATATCCATATTATATGgtagaaaaaaaacattttttaacaacAGACTACAAAAATGAGCAAGATAATAGTGATTTGGATGACATTCACGGCCATCATA CAGCTACAAAAGTACACCAGTTTTTGGTTAGAACTTTCAGCAGCCCAACAAAATGTAACCACTGCACTTCACTGATGGTTGGCCTAACCAGACAGGGTGTCGTATGTGAGTTTTGTGGTTTTGCCTGCCACACTGTTTGTTGTCAGAAAGTTCCTACAATATGCCCTGTGCCAATCGATCAAACGAAGCGGCCATTGGGCATTGACCCAACTCGAGGGATTGGTACAGCTTATGAGGGATATGTAAAAGTGCCAAAGATGGGTGTTATAAAAAGGGGTTGGGTGCGTCAATTTGTAGTTGTATGCGATTTCAAGTTATTCTTGTACGATATATCAGCGGAAAGAAGTGCTTTGCCCAGTGTGAATGTTTCACAAGTTCTAGATATGAGAGATCCAGAATTTGCTGTTGCCAGTGTTCGAGAGAGTGACGTCATACATGCTACAAAGAAAGATGTGCCATGTATATTTAGG ATTAAGACTTCCTTGATTGAAGGAGGGTCCACGTGTAATACCCTAATGTTGGCAGACAATGAAACAGAGAAGCGAAAATGGGTAGTTGCCTTAGGTGAATTACATCGCATACTAAAACGCAATAATCTCCCGAATACAGCAATATTTAAAGTACACGAAATACTAGACAGTTCTCTGACAATAGTGAGGAGTGCATTAAGCTCCGTTATAGTTTACCCTGATCAGTTTTTATTGGGAACAGAGGATGGCTTATATTGTATTAATCTAGAAGAATATG aaataaatcGCATTGGTGAAAGTAAAAAGATTATTCAAATGTGGTATGTAGAAGAAGAGCACATTCTAGTCATTTTGTGCGGTAAACAAAGGCATATACGCTTACTTCCCATAAGAGCTTTGGAAGTGAGTGACGTGGAGTGGATAAAAGTTTCAGactcaaaaaattgtattgcgGCATGTACCGGCATCATTCGTCGATCTCCGGTCAATGTTTATGCGTTTGTCGTAGCATTAAAGCGTCCAACCAATCAAACACAAGTGGTGGTGTATGAGATAAATCGAAACCATTTAAGGCATCAAAAAATGTGTGAATTCACCGTGGCGTATCCAGTCCAGAGCCTTCAAATTTTGTCAGACATTAGGCTTGTTATCGGTCATCAAAGCGGCTTCACTGCCTATTATTTACAGGGCGAAGCGACGACTACTT CATTAATACATCCGGAAAATCAATTATGTgcctttttaaattattctggCGTGGATGCCGTTCGTGTAATTGAAATACAGTGTCCCGGGGGAATATTCGGAGAATATTTATTGGTGTTTCAAACTTTGGCTATTTACGTGGATCTTCAAGGAAGAAAATCCAGGGATCGAGAAATTACATATCCAGCTAATCCAACTCACATAA CGTATTTGGATGGACATTTGCTAGTATTTTCGGAAACGCATGTGGACATTTTCAACACCCAAACCGCAGATTGGGTGCAGTCAATTGGACTAAAACGAGCGCAACCGTTAGGACCACAAACAAATTTCGTTTTGACTTATGTTAACGATGCGCCTATTGTTGTATATTTAGCTAACATACACACaa AAGAACTTATTCACATTGGTTCCGCAGAAAAATCAGGATCTAAAAATCCTCGGCGAAGATTTTCTGTTCGCGAAGTGAACAAGTCAtttaaaag CACAAGCGACAGGAGATCTAAAATGATATCAGCTCCGACAAATTTTAATCACATTTCACATATGGGACCGggagatggaattcaaaaccAAAGGCTATTGGATCTTCCTACTACTATAGAAACAGCTGATCAGATAAGCAATCAATCTTTTATTATCCGTCAATCTTCACTTACACCACACGCTACTGCACGCCAAATGACAAATTCacaaaatg GAAATCCTCAAAAAGCTCTTACAATTGATCAACAGAGAACAATTGAATCAGAGCAACATCAAGCACAAGCTCGCTCTCCAAGTCCTATTTCTAATTTGAGCTCACCAAAGGATTCACCGGACATAAAGTCTTATTTGCCGTTTTAA
- the LOC120772753 gene encoding uncharacterized protein C6orf136 homolog, whose amino-acid sequence MALTFFPHVLNCIKRRPLQTISYHQCSRLLYTLNNNSYKRWCQIYKLGTYILDSNYQAKRQIHNNVVHSKNTNQPRLEDLDRAFRVLQETLPKLFIEPLDYSIYSPNLVFENNITGKQTIGLYHYVKQIALLRTVGHLKYAYVKFEVLKITKHTEDYTVKIRWRIRGISGLKVMLSFWKYKLWQMKEIFDEQESWYDGFSVCYLGPDGLIHKHVVDRVMPDENKEIVEPESGQSLPTGSVAVSSPKL is encoded by the coding sequence ATGGCATTGACATTTTTTCCGCACGTTTTAAATTGCATAAAACGGAGACCGTTGCAAACAATAAGTTACCATCAATGCTCACGCCTGTTATATACACTGAACAACAATTCCTATAAAAGATGGTGTCAAATTTACAAATTGGGCACCTATATTTTGGATTCTAATTACCAAGCTAAACGGCAAATCCATAATAATGTTGTACATTCAAAAAACACAAACCAACCTAGATTGGAAGATCTAGATCGTGCTTTCAGAGTTCTACAAGAAACTTTGCCTAAATTATTTATAGAACCACTAGATTATTCAATTTACAGCCCTAATTTAGTATTTGAAAACAATATTACCGGCAAACAAACAATTGGATTGTACCATTACGTGAAACAAATCGCACTTTTGCGAACAGTGGGACATCTAAAATATGCTTACGTTAAGTTTGAAGTGCTTAAAATTACGAAACATACTGAAGATTATACTGTAAAAATTAGATGGAGAATTCGTGGTATATCTGGACTAAAAGTTATGCTTTcgttttggaaatataaactgtggcaaatgaaagaaatttttgacGAGCAAGAGTCATGGTATGATGGATTTTCCGTTTGTTATTTAGGACCCGATGGACTTATACATAAACATGTTGTAGATAGAGTAATGCCagatgaaaataaagaaatagttGAACCGGAATCCGGGCAGAGCTTGCCGACGGGGTCCGTAGCTGTTTCATCGCCAAAGTTATAA
- the LOC120770253 gene encoding serine/threonine-protein kinase Genghis Khan isoform X1, whose amino-acid sequence MSFKTENSDSVVHSGNRFAKRLKILESLIFQKGVTNGLLTAKTYLQEKTDILSNIDGKAVSIETLLDALLVLYDECCNSSLRREKTLADFIKLVKPVATLFKQLRLSRDDFETIKIIGRGAFGEVCVVRMLATHQIFAMKTLNKWEMLKRAETACFREERDVLVYGDRQWITNLHYAFQDDSNLYLVMDYYCGGDLLTLLSKFEDRLPEDMAKFYIAETILAIDSIHKLQYVHRDIKPDNLVLDMKGHIRLADFGSCLRIGMDGMVQSNVAVGTPDYISPEILRAMEDGQGRYGAECDWWSLGVCMYEMLYGETPFYAESLVETYGKIMNHQNCFDFPAEETLDYVISEEAKDLMQKLICAPENRLGQNGTDDFKSHPWFAGLDWDNLRYSQAPYIPEVSSPTDTSNFDVDDTDMHLSDTVPPGANIAFSGLHLPFIGFTFTQCSSLSDLGMVEISYSHTFVDTDKSVNPEIMDEKCNLIEEINCLKRKNYELENKLKNLEIIEKVTPEECNNTAYLARLKELEQELNEVKREKCLTSKEYGEALDRIKTQESELNDAICQRKLAMMEYAEVTDKLSELRSQKQKLSRQVRDKEEELESVMKKIDNLRNDLRKADKNRRELELRVEDAITDMAKEKKQRERSEEYCRQLQSELRSKSNTDMNSAFPANEPLRYEIERIEVQYSEKLNQQQTRFNIELSELREQLMESEKNRDFLIIELQKTREKCDLSRLESQNDTVDTLSEQKKMYEQEKSIWVEEKRRLISEMENLKESIRQLQTKQIEDQNNCEELRTKRQAIIQWERQMSEIIQWVSDEKDARSYLQALATKMTEEVEYLKHSGSFQQTYETKNWRNRRSQKLDKMELLNLQSSLQAEIQAKTLISEELSRTRAELIATQKDLRESRNRCDSALYELHHKENEIRDIQKTLETSEGFLERPSSQTSCNYFFKESTGNIEIPDIDADSNISRDVMGSSFNNNLSLGNLKQTQNSSANSSSSYTIRYPQNSKLDSLYPYYMVEKKHFLTTDYKNEQDNSDLDDIHGHHSKSSSKSSISVKPIDLHPTNVAATKVHQFLVRTFSSPTKCNHCTSLMVGLTRQGVVCEFCGFACHTVCCQKVPTICPVPIDQTKRPLGIDPTRGIGTAYEGYVKVPKMGVIKRGWVRQFVVVCDFKLFLYDISAERSALPSVNVSQVLDMRDPEFAVASVRESDVIHATKKDVPCIFRIKTSLIEGGSTCNTLMLADNETEKRKWVVALGELHRILKRNNLPNTAIFKVHEILDSSLTIVRSALSSVIVYPDQFLLGTEDGLYCINLEEYEINRIGESKKIIQMWYVEEEHILVILCGKQRHIRLLPIRALEVSDVEWIKVSDSKNCIAACTGIIRRSPVNVYAFVVALKRPTNQTQVVVYEINRNHLRHQKMCEFTVAYPVQSLQILSDIRLVIGHQSGFTAYYLQGEATTTSLIHPENQLCAFLNYSGVDAVRVIEIQCPGGIFGEYLLVFQTLAIYVDLQGRKSRDREITYPANPTHITYLDGHLLVFSETHVDIFNTQTADWVQSIGLKRAQPLGPQTNFVLTYVNDAPIVVYLANIHTKELIHIGSAEKSGSKNPRRRFSVREVNKSFKSTSDRRSKMISAPTNFNHISHMGPGDGIQNQRLLDLPTTIETADQISNQSFIIRQSSLTPHATARQMTNSQNGNPQKALTIDQQRTIESEQHQAQARSPSPISNLSSPKDSPDIKSYLPF is encoded by the exons aTGAGTTTTAAAACAGAAAACTCGGATTCTGTcg tacacAGCGGCAATAGATTTGCTAAGCGATTGAAAATATTAGAATcgttaatatttcaaaaaggaGTAACCAATGGATTGCTAACAGCAAAAACTTACTTACAAGAAAAAACCGATATACTTTCAAATATTGATGGAAAAGCTGTTTCAATTGAAACACTGTTGGACGCTCTGCTTGTTTTATACGATGAATGCTGCAACTCATCATTGAGAAGAGAGAAAACTTTAGCTGATTTTATAAAGTTGG TAAAACCAGTGGCTACATTGTTTAAACAACTACGTTTATCTAGAGATGATTttgaaacaattaaaattattgggcGTGGCGCTTTTGGGGAAGTATGTGTTGTTCGAATGCTTGCAACGCACCAGATTTTCGCaatgaaaacattaaacaaaTGGGAAATGCTTAAACGTGCGGAAACAGCGTGTTTCCGAGAAGAACGCGATGTTTTAGTGTACGGTGATAGACAATGGATAACAAATTTGCATTATGCTTTTCAGGATGATAGCAATTTG TATCTTGTAATGGATTATTACTGTGGTGGAGATTTGTTAACACTTTTAAGCAAATTTGAAGATCGGTTGCCCGAGGATATGGCGAAATTTTATATTGCTGAGACAATTTTGGCGATAGATAGCATACATAAACTCCAATATGTACACCGTGACATAAAACCAGATAATTTGGTGCTTGACATGAAAGGACACATACGGTTAGCTGATTTCGGATCTTGTTTACGAATCGGGATGGATGGAATGGTCCAATCAAATGTAGCCGTGGGTACCCCAGATTACATTTCTCCTGAAATACTTCGAGCAATGGAAGATGGTCAGGGTAGATACGGAGCTGAATGTGATTGGTGGTCGCTTggagtttgtatgtatgaaatgTTATATGGCGAGACACCATTTTATGCCGagagtcttgttgaaacataTGGAAAGATAATGAACCATCAAAACTGTTTCGACTTTCCTGCTGAGGAGACTCTTGATTATGTTATATCAGAAGAAGCAAAAGATTTAATGCAGAAGCTTATTTGTGCACCTGAAAATCGGTTAGGTCAAAATGGTACAGATGATTTTAAAAGTCATCCTTGGTTTGCTGGATTAGATTGGGACAATCTTAGATATAGTCAAGCCCCCTACATACCTGAAGTGTCAAGTCCAACTGATACATCAAATTTTGATGTTGATGACACAGATATGCATCTCTCCGACACTGTACCACCAGGAGCCAATATTGCCTTTTCTGGTCTTCACTTACCATTCATCGGATTTACTTTTACTCAATGTAGCTCTTTATCTGATTTGGGAATGGTTGAAATTAGTTATAGCCATACATTTGTCGACACAGACAAATCTGTGAATCCAGAAATAATGGATGAAAAATGTAATCTCATTgaagaaataaattgtttaaaacgGAAAAACTATGAGCttgaaaacaaattgaaaaacttagaaattattgaaaaggtAACACCCGAAGAATGCAACAATACCGCTTATTTAGCACGGTTGAAAGAATTGGAACAAGAATTGAACGAAGTGAAACGGGAAAAATGTCTCACATCCAAAGAGTACGGTGAAGCACTGGATAGAATAAAAACTCAAGAATCCGAATTAAATGATGCCATATGCCAACGAAAATTGGCAATGATGGAATACGCAGAAGTTACCGATAAATTATCCGAATTACGttctcaaaaacaaaaattatcacgACAG gtTCGTGATAAAGAGGAAGAGCTGGAATCagttatgaaaaaaatagacaatttgcGAAATGATCTTCGAAAGGCAGATAAAAATCGACGGGAACTTGAGCTACGAGTTGAAGATGCCATAACTGACATGgctaaagaaaaaaaacaaagagaaCGCTCTGAAGAATATTGTCGCCAGCTACAGTCAGAATTACGAAGCAAAAGTAATACAGATATGAACTCCGCTTTCCCAGCGAATGAACCGTTGCGATACGAAATTGAAAGAATTGAGGTACAATATTCGGAAAAACTGAATCAGCAACAAACCCGCTTTAACATTGAGCTATCTGAACTGCGAGAGCAGCTTATGGAATCCGAGAAGAATCGGGACTTTTTAATAATAGAACTTCAAAAAACTCGTGAAAAATGCGACTTAAGTAGATTAGAATCTCAAAACGACACTGTAGATACATTAAGTgaacagaaaaaaatgtatgagcAAGAGAAGAGTATCTGGGTGGAAGAAAAACGAAGATTAATATCAGAAATGGAAAATCTCAAAGAATCTATCAGACAATTACAAACAAAGCAAATAGAAGACCAAAATAATTGTGAAGAATTAAG GACAAAGCGACAAGCTATAATACAATGGGAACGACAAATGTCCGAAATAATACAATGGGTATCTGATGAAAAGGATGCTCGAAGTTACTTACAAGCCTTAGCAACAAAAATGACTGAGGAGGTTGAATATCTAAAACACTCAG GTTCATTTCAGCAAACCTATGAAACGAAAAATTGGCGAAATAGACGTTCTCAAAAACTTGATAAGATGGAGTTATTAAATTTGCAAAGTTCACTTCAGGCTGAGATCCAGGCAAAAACGCTTATTTCGGAAGAACTTAGTAGGACACGAGCAGAATTAATTGCAACTCAGAA ggaTCTACGGGAAAGTCGTAACCGTTGTGATTCTGCCTTATATGAGCTTCATCATAAGGAAAATGAAATCCGTGATATTCAAAAAACATTAGAAACTTCAGAAGGAT TTCTGGAAAGACCTTCTTCGCAAACTTCTTGTAACTATTTCTTTAAGGAATCTACaggaaatattgaaattccGGATATTGATGCTGATAGCAATATTTCCAGAGATGTTATG GGTAGttcatttaataataatttgtcaCTCGGAAATTTAAAACAAACTCAAAACTCCTCTGCAAATTCAAGTAGTTCGTATACTATTCGTTATCCGCAAAACTCTAAGCTGGATTCATTATATCCATATTATATGgtagaaaaaaaacattttttaacaacAGACTACAAAAATGAGCAAGATAATAGTGATTTGGATGACATTCACGGCCATCATAGTAAGTCAAGCTCTAAAAGCAGCATTAGTGTTAAACCTATTGATTTGCATCCTACGAATGTAGCAGCTACAAAAGTACACCAGTTTTTGGTTAGAACTTTCAGCAGCCCAACAAAATGTAACCACTGCACTTCACTGATGGTTGGCCTAACCAGACAGGGTGTCGTATGTGAGTTTTGTGGTTTTGCCTGCCACACTGTTTGTTGTCAGAAAGTTCCTACAATATGCCCTGTGCCAATCGATCAAACGAAGCGGCCATTGGGCATTGACCCAACTCGAGGGATTGGTACAGCTTATGAGGGATATGTAAAAGTGCCAAAGATGGGTGTTATAAAAAGGGGTTGGGTGCGTCAATTTGTAGTTGTATGCGATTTCAAGTTATTCTTGTACGATATATCAGCGGAAAGAAGTGCTTTGCCCAGTGTGAATGTTTCACAAGTTCTAGATATGAGAGATCCAGAATTTGCTGTTGCCAGTGTTCGAGAGAGTGACGTCATACATGCTACAAAGAAAGATGTGCCATGTATATTTAGG ATTAAGACTTCCTTGATTGAAGGAGGGTCCACGTGTAATACCCTAATGTTGGCAGACAATGAAACAGAGAAGCGAAAATGGGTAGTTGCCTTAGGTGAATTACATCGCATACTAAAACGCAATAATCTCCCGAATACAGCAATATTTAAAGTACACGAAATACTAGACAGTTCTCTGACAATAGTGAGGAGTGCATTAAGCTCCGTTATAGTTTACCCTGATCAGTTTTTATTGGGAACAGAGGATGGCTTATATTGTATTAATCTAGAAGAATATG aaataaatcGCATTGGTGAAAGTAAAAAGATTATTCAAATGTGGTATGTAGAAGAAGAGCACATTCTAGTCATTTTGTGCGGTAAACAAAGGCATATACGCTTACTTCCCATAAGAGCTTTGGAAGTGAGTGACGTGGAGTGGATAAAAGTTTCAGactcaaaaaattgtattgcgGCATGTACCGGCATCATTCGTCGATCTCCGGTCAATGTTTATGCGTTTGTCGTAGCATTAAAGCGTCCAACCAATCAAACACAAGTGGTGGTGTATGAGATAAATCGAAACCATTTAAGGCATCAAAAAATGTGTGAATTCACCGTGGCGTATCCAGTCCAGAGCCTTCAAATTTTGTCAGACATTAGGCTTGTTATCGGTCATCAAAGCGGCTTCACTGCCTATTATTTACAGGGCGAAGCGACGACTACTT CATTAATACATCCGGAAAATCAATTATGTgcctttttaaattattctggCGTGGATGCCGTTCGTGTAATTGAAATACAGTGTCCCGGGGGAATATTCGGAGAATATTTATTGGTGTTTCAAACTTTGGCTATTTACGTGGATCTTCAAGGAAGAAAATCCAGGGATCGAGAAATTACATATCCAGCTAATCCAACTCACATAA CGTATTTGGATGGACATTTGCTAGTATTTTCGGAAACGCATGTGGACATTTTCAACACCCAAACCGCAGATTGGGTGCAGTCAATTGGACTAAAACGAGCGCAACCGTTAGGACCACAAACAAATTTCGTTTTGACTTATGTTAACGATGCGCCTATTGTTGTATATTTAGCTAACATACACACaa AAGAACTTATTCACATTGGTTCCGCAGAAAAATCAGGATCTAAAAATCCTCGGCGAAGATTTTCTGTTCGCGAAGTGAACAAGTCAtttaaaag CACAAGCGACAGGAGATCTAAAATGATATCAGCTCCGACAAATTTTAATCACATTTCACATATGGGACCGggagatggaattcaaaaccAAAGGCTATTGGATCTTCCTACTACTATAGAAACAGCTGATCAGATAAGCAATCAATCTTTTATTATCCGTCAATCTTCACTTACACCACACGCTACTGCACGCCAAATGACAAATTCacaaaatg GAAATCCTCAAAAAGCTCTTACAATTGATCAACAGAGAACAATTGAATCAGAGCAACATCAAGCACAAGCTCGCTCTCCAAGTCCTATTTCTAATTTGAGCTCACCAAAGGATTCACCGGACATAAAGTCTTATTTGCCGTTTTAA